A genomic region of Micromonospora sp. NBRC 110009 contains the following coding sequences:
- a CDS encoding DedA family protein, translated as MTEMLAQVGDLPIEWLMAALGLVMLADAVPLVGVLVPGDAAVLAAVGTGRPAAGAATVAAVVAGCLAGWSLSFLAGRRWGASLRGSRLGGWIGESRWAAAEAVLRRGGGRMVLVAPFLPVLNALLPLAAGGLRMSYPRFLAAAAPGAALWAGLYVALGTAARAVSALLPGAPSPALVTMLVGLLIAGALLFGARRPLRALTGVGAAA; from the coding sequence GTGACGGAGATGCTGGCCCAGGTCGGAGACCTGCCCATCGAATGGCTCATGGCGGCGCTCGGCCTGGTCATGCTCGCCGACGCCGTACCCCTGGTCGGGGTGCTGGTGCCCGGCGACGCCGCGGTCCTCGCGGCGGTCGGCACGGGCCGGCCCGCGGCCGGGGCCGCCACCGTGGCGGCGGTGGTGGCCGGCTGCCTGGCCGGCTGGTCGCTGAGCTTCCTGGCCGGGCGGCGCTGGGGGGCGTCGCTGCGGGGCAGCCGGCTCGGCGGCTGGATCGGCGAGTCGCGGTGGGCGGCGGCGGAGGCGGTGCTGCGTCGCGGCGGCGGGCGGATGGTGCTGGTCGCGCCCTTCCTGCCGGTGCTCAACGCCCTGCTGCCGCTGGCCGCGGGCGGGCTGCGGATGTCGTACCCGAGGTTCCTGGCCGCGGCGGCCCCCGGCGCGGCCCTCTGGGCCGGCCTCTACGTGGCCCTCGGCACCGCGGCCCGGGCGGTGTCGGCGCTGTTGCCCGGCGCGCCCAGCCCGGCGCTGGTCACCATGCTGGTCGGGCTGCTGATCGCCGGGGCGTTGCTGTTCGGCGCGCGGCGCCCGCTGCGCGCGTTGACCGGGGTGGGAGCGGCGGCCTGA
- a CDS encoding MBL fold metallo-hydrolase, producing the protein MTYTGDVTPGGEPAVRDLDRLTITKVSVGPMDNNAYLLRCRDSGEQVLIDAANEAPRLLELVGEGGLAAVVTTHQHMDHWVALEEVVAKTGARPLVGAEDAEGLPIDAEPLREGDTVPVGDCALEVIHLRGHTPGSVALLYRDPSGVPHLFTGDSLFPGGVGNTEQDPERFGQLIDDVEQKIFDQLPDETWFYPGHGKDSTLGAERPALPQWRARGW; encoded by the coding sequence ATGACCTACACCGGAGACGTCACGCCCGGCGGCGAGCCGGCCGTCCGCGACCTCGACCGGCTCACCATCACCAAGGTGTCGGTGGGGCCGATGGACAACAACGCCTACCTGCTGCGCTGCCGGGACAGCGGCGAGCAGGTGCTGATCGACGCCGCGAACGAGGCGCCCCGACTGCTCGAGCTGGTCGGCGAGGGCGGGCTGGCCGCGGTGGTCACCACCCACCAGCACATGGACCACTGGGTGGCGCTGGAGGAGGTGGTCGCCAAGACCGGCGCCCGCCCGCTGGTGGGCGCCGAGGACGCCGAGGGGCTGCCGATCGACGCCGAGCCGCTGCGCGAGGGCGACACCGTCCCGGTCGGGGACTGCGCCCTGGAGGTGATCCACCTCCGGGGGCACACGCCGGGCTCGGTCGCCCTGCTCTACCGCGACCCGTCGGGCGTCCCGCACCTGTTCACCGGCGACTCGCTCTTCCCCGGCGGGGTGGGCAACACCGAGCAGGACCCGGAGCGATTCGGGCAGCTCATCGACGACGTCGAGCAGAAGATCTTCGACCAACTGCCCGACGAGACCTGGTTCTACCCGGGCCACGGCAAGGACAGCACGCTCGGCGCCGAGCGCCCCGCGCTGCCGCAGTGGCGGGCCCGCGGCTGGTGA
- a CDS encoding maleylpyruvate isomerase family mycothiol-dependent enzyme: MTSDPLLLTGELDDATERLLRTAAAFDAADVAAASLLPGWTRGHVLTHLARNADGFVNLLTAARTGDPVPMYASPAARAADIEAGAARPPAAHLDDLRRSAGRFAAAVAAMPVEAWTATVQTPRGPRVAALLVWGRLREVEVHHVDLAAGYRPADWPEAFSHRLLHEAAADLADRPAAPAMLLRFAGSGCHELGIGEPDGAPRIAGPAPELAAWLIGRSAGEVLTVTPDGPLPTPPEWI, from the coding sequence GTGACCAGCGATCCGCTGTTGCTGACCGGCGAACTGGACGACGCGACGGAACGGCTGCTGCGTACCGCGGCCGCCTTCGACGCCGCGGACGTCGCCGCCGCGTCCCTGCTGCCGGGCTGGACCCGCGGGCACGTGCTGACCCACCTGGCCCGCAACGCCGACGGCTTCGTCAACCTGCTCACCGCCGCCCGCACCGGCGACCCCGTCCCGATGTACGCCAGCCCGGCGGCCCGGGCCGCCGACATCGAGGCCGGCGCCGCCCGGCCGCCGGCGGCCCACCTGGACGACCTGCGTCGGTCCGCGGGCCGGTTCGCCGCGGCCGTCGCCGCCATGCCGGTCGAGGCGTGGACCGCGACGGTGCAGACGCCGCGCGGCCCCCGGGTGGCTGCCCTGCTGGTGTGGGGCCGGCTGCGGGAGGTCGAGGTGCACCACGTGGACCTGGCGGCCGGCTACCGGCCGGCGGACTGGCCGGAGGCGTTCAGCCACCGGCTGCTGCACGAGGCCGCCGCCGATCTGGCCGACCGCCCCGCCGCGCCGGCGATGCTGCTGCGCTTCGCCGGCAGCGGCTGCCACGAGCTGGGCATCGGCGAGCCCGACGGAGCGCCCCGGATCGCCGGCCCCGCGCCGGAACTCGCCGCCTGGCTGATCGGCCGCAGCGCGGGCGAGGTGCTCACCGTCACGCCCGACGGTCCCCTGCCGACCCCACCGGAATGGATATAG
- the rsgA gene encoding ribosome small subunit-dependent GTPase A, with the protein MTLDLTALGWDADWATHVRRRTDHRPGRVARVDRGICTVLCPEGPVRASLGGAVLAAAARDLTALPCAGDWVLLATWPDGPVTVETVLPRRTALVRRTAGKDASGQVLAANLDAAAVVEPVHPEPDAARIERLLSLAHESGAEPLVVLTKADLAADPAAVARQLAALAPGVPVLPVSAERGVGLEPLRRYVAPGRTLGLLGPSGAGKSSLVNALAGAEVMRTQAIRRVDGKGRHTTTWRALVPVPDGGAVLDTPGVRAVGLLDGTVGLDRAFTDIAELATGCRYADCAHEAEPACAVRAALDSGELPVRRWESWRRLQREVAYESRRREARVAAERRGSWRGGRRRTARPTPPPGPGGF; encoded by the coding sequence ATGACACTCGATCTGACCGCCCTCGGCTGGGACGCCGACTGGGCGACCCACGTACGACGGCGCACCGACCACCGACCGGGCCGGGTGGCCCGCGTCGACCGCGGGATCTGCACCGTGCTCTGTCCGGAGGGGCCGGTGCGGGCCAGCCTGGGCGGGGCCGTGCTGGCCGCGGCCGCCCGCGACCTGACCGCGCTGCCCTGCGCCGGTGACTGGGTGCTGCTCGCCACCTGGCCGGACGGGCCGGTGACCGTGGAGACGGTGCTGCCCCGGCGCACCGCGCTGGTCCGCCGCACCGCCGGCAAGGACGCCAGCGGGCAGGTGCTCGCCGCCAACCTCGACGCCGCCGCGGTGGTCGAACCGGTGCACCCGGAGCCCGACGCCGCGCGGATCGAACGACTGCTCTCCCTGGCGCACGAGTCCGGCGCCGAGCCGCTGGTCGTGCTCACCAAGGCGGACCTGGCCGCCGACCCGGCGGCGGTCGCCCGGCAACTCGCCGCCCTCGCCCCCGGGGTGCCGGTGCTGCCGGTCAGCGCCGAGCGCGGCGTCGGGCTGGAACCGCTGCGCCGGTACGTCGCGCCGGGGCGCACCCTCGGGCTGCTCGGGCCCTCCGGCGCCGGCAAGTCGAGCCTGGTCAACGCGCTGGCCGGGGCGGAGGTGATGCGTACCCAGGCGATCCGGCGGGTGGACGGCAAGGGCCGGCACACCACCACCTGGCGGGCGCTGGTGCCGGTGCCGGACGGGGGCGCGGTGCTGGACACCCCCGGCGTCCGGGCGGTCGGCCTGCTGGACGGCACGGTAGGCCTGGACCGGGCCTTCACGGACATCGCCGAGCTGGCCACCGGCTGCCGGTATGCCGACTGCGCGCACGAGGCCGAGCCGGCCTGCGCGGTGCGGGCGGCGCTGGACAGCGGGGAGCTGCCGGTCCGGCGCTGGGAGAGCTGGCGCCGGCTGCAGCGGGAGGTGGCGTACGAGAGCCGCCGCCGGGAGGCCCGGGTGGCCGCCGAGCGGCGGGGGAGCTGGCGGGGTGGCCGGCGGCGGACGGCGCGTCCGACGCCGCCGCCCGGCCCCGGTGGATTCTGA
- the uvrA gene encoding excinuclease ABC subunit UvrA, translating to MADRLIIRGAREHNLRDVSLDLPRDALIVFTGLSGSGKSSLAFDTIFAEGQRRYVESLSSYARQFLGQMDKPDVDFIEGLSPAVSIDQKSTSRNPRSTVGTITEVYDYLRLLFARIGEPHCPICGERISRQSPQQIVDRVLAMAEGTRFMVLAPVVRGRKGEYVDLFAELQAKGYARARVDGVVHPLTEPPKLKKQEKHTIEVVIDRLSVKPSAKQRLTDSVEAALGLSSGIVLLDFVDLPEDDPDRERRYSEHLACPNDHPLAIEDLEPRVFSFNAPYGACPECTGLGTKKEVDPELVIPDPERTLREGAIQPWATGHNLEYFLRLLEALGEAEHFDVDTPWRKLPSRAQKTILHGSDDQVHVRYRNKYGRERSYYTGFEGVVQWIERRHSDTESEWSRDKYEGYMRDVPCAACGGTRLKPEVLAVTLAGKSIAEVCNLSVGEAAELLAGIELTDRQRMIAERVLKEINARLKFLLDVGLDYLSLDRPAGTLSGGEAQRIRLATQIGSGLVGVLYVLDEPSIGLHQRDNHRLIETLLRLRGLGNTLIVVEHDEDTIRVADWIVDIGPGAGEHGGKIVHSGSVPALLENDESVTGAYLSGRKTIPTPVMRRPQTPGRELVVHGAREHNLRNLTVNFPLGQLIAVTGVSGSGKSTLVNDILYAVLANQINGARLVPGRHTRITGLEHVDKVVGVDQSPIGRTPRSNPATYTGVWDHIRKLFAETTEAKVRGYGPGRFSFNVKGGRCEACSGDGTIKIEMNFLPDVYVPCEVCKGARYNRETLEVHYKGKTVAEVLDMPIEEAADFFSAIPAIHRHLRTLVDVGLGYVRLGQPAPTLSGGEAQRVKLASELQKRSTGRTVYVLDEPTTGLHFEDIRKLLMVLEGLVDKGNTVITIEHNLDVIKTADWIIDMGPEGGHRGGTVLATGTPEEVAEVPESHTGQFLRPMLKLDGAAKGAKAATTRAAKANGGAAKSRTRKVPAGAR from the coding sequence GTGGCCGACCGACTGATCATCCGTGGCGCGCGCGAGCACAACCTGCGTGACGTCAGTCTCGACCTGCCCCGGGACGCCCTGATCGTCTTCACCGGGCTCTCCGGGTCGGGCAAGTCGAGCCTGGCGTTCGACACCATCTTCGCCGAGGGCCAGCGGCGCTACGTCGAGTCGCTGTCGTCGTACGCCCGCCAGTTCCTCGGCCAGATGGACAAGCCCGACGTCGACTTCATCGAGGGCCTCAGCCCCGCGGTCTCCATCGACCAGAAGTCCACCTCGCGCAACCCGCGCTCCACCGTCGGCACCATCACCGAGGTCTACGACTACCTCCGCCTGCTCTTCGCCCGGATCGGCGAGCCGCACTGCCCGATCTGCGGCGAGCGGATCTCCAGGCAGAGCCCGCAGCAGATCGTCGACCGGGTGCTCGCCATGGCCGAGGGCACCCGGTTCATGGTGCTCGCCCCGGTGGTGCGCGGTCGCAAGGGCGAATACGTCGACCTCTTCGCCGAGCTCCAGGCGAAGGGCTACGCCCGGGCCCGGGTCGACGGCGTGGTGCACCCGCTGACCGAGCCGCCGAAGCTCAAGAAGCAGGAGAAGCACACAATCGAGGTGGTCATCGACCGGCTCAGCGTCAAGCCCAGCGCCAAGCAGCGGCTGACCGACTCGGTCGAGGCGGCCCTCGGCCTCTCCAGCGGCATCGTCCTGCTCGACTTCGTCGACCTGCCGGAGGACGACCCGGACCGGGAGCGCCGCTACTCCGAGCACCTGGCCTGCCCCAACGACCACCCCCTCGCCATCGAGGACCTGGAGCCCCGGGTCTTCTCCTTCAACGCCCCCTACGGCGCCTGCCCGGAGTGCACCGGCCTGGGCACCAAGAAGGAGGTCGACCCGGAGCTGGTCATCCCGGATCCGGAGCGCACCCTGCGCGAGGGCGCCATCCAGCCCTGGGCGACCGGGCACAACCTGGAATACTTCCTGCGCCTGCTGGAGGCGCTCGGCGAGGCCGAGCACTTCGACGTCGACACCCCGTGGCGCAAGCTGCCGTCCCGGGCGCAGAAGACGATCCTGCACGGCTCCGACGACCAGGTGCACGTCCGCTACCGCAACAAGTACGGCCGCGAGCGCTCCTACTACACCGGCTTCGAGGGCGTGGTGCAGTGGATCGAGCGCCGCCACTCGGACACCGAGTCGGAATGGTCGCGGGACAAGTACGAGGGCTACATGCGGGACGTGCCCTGCGCGGCCTGCGGCGGCACCCGACTCAAGCCGGAGGTGCTCGCGGTCACCCTGGCCGGCAAGAGCATCGCCGAGGTCTGCAACCTCTCCGTCGGCGAGGCGGCGGAGCTGCTCGCCGGCATCGAGCTCACCGACCGGCAGAGGATGATCGCCGAGCGGGTGCTCAAGGAGATCAACGCCCGGCTGAAGTTCCTCCTCGACGTCGGGCTGGACTACCTCTCCCTGGACCGGCCGGCGGGCACCCTCTCCGGCGGCGAGGCGCAGCGCATCCGGCTCGCCACCCAGATCGGCTCCGGCCTGGTCGGCGTCCTCTACGTGCTCGACGAGCCGTCCATCGGCCTGCACCAGCGGGACAATCACCGGCTGATCGAGACCCTGCTGCGGCTGCGTGGGCTGGGCAACACGCTGATCGTGGTGGAGCACGACGAGGACACCATCCGGGTGGCCGACTGGATCGTCGACATCGGCCCCGGCGCGGGCGAGCACGGCGGCAAGATCGTGCACAGCGGCTCGGTGCCGGCCCTGCTGGAGAACGACGAGTCGGTCACCGGGGCGTACCTGTCGGGGCGGAAGACCATCCCGACGCCGGTCATGCGCCGCCCGCAGACCCCTGGCCGCGAGCTGGTGGTGCACGGGGCGCGCGAGCACAACCTGCGCAACCTCACCGTGAACTTTCCGCTCGGCCAGCTCATCGCGGTCACCGGGGTCAGCGGCTCCGGCAAGTCGACGCTGGTCAACGACATCCTCTACGCGGTCCTGGCCAACCAGATCAACGGCGCCCGGCTGGTGCCCGGCCGGCACACCCGGATCACCGGGTTGGAGCACGTGGACAAGGTCGTCGGTGTCGACCAGTCGCCGATCGGGCGGACCCCGCGGTCGAACCCGGCCACCTACACCGGCGTCTGGGACCACATCCGCAAGCTCTTCGCCGAGACCACCGAGGCCAAGGTCCGGGGGTACGGCCCGGGCCGGTTCTCGTTCAACGTCAAGGGCGGGCGCTGCGAGGCGTGCTCCGGCGACGGCACCATCAAGATCGAGATGAACTTCCTCCCGGACGTCTACGTTCCCTGTGAGGTGTGCAAGGGCGCCCGGTACAACCGGGAGACCCTGGAGGTGCACTACAAGGGCAAGACGGTGGCCGAGGTGCTGGACATGCCGATCGAGGAGGCGGCCGACTTCTTCTCCGCCATTCCCGCCATCCACCGGCACCTCAGGACGCTGGTCGACGTGGGTCTCGGGTACGTCCGGCTGGGCCAGCCCGCCCCGACGCTCTCCGGCGGCGAGGCGCAGCGCGTCAAGCTCGCCTCCGAGCTGCAGAAGCGCTCCACCGGGCGGACGGTCTACGTGCTCGACGAGCCCACCACCGGCCTGCACTTCGAGGACATCCGCAAGCTGCTGATGGTGCTCGAGGGCCTGGTGGACAAGGGCAACACCGTGATCACCATCGAGCACAACCTCGACGTGATCAAGACGGCGGACTGGATCATCGACATGGGCCCGGAGGGCGGCCACCGGGGCGGCACGGTGCTGGCCACCGGCACCCCGGAGGAGGTCGCCGAGGTGCCGGAGAGCCACACTGGCCAGTTCCTGCGCCCGATGCTCAAGCTGGACGGCGCGGCGAAGGGCGCCAAGGCGGCCACCACGCGGGCGGCCAAGGCGAACGGCGGCGCGGCGAAGTCGCGTACCCGCAAGGTGCCGGCCGGGGCGCGCTGA
- a CDS encoding Rieske (2Fe-2S) protein — translation MSDDQVLTGPGTQTRRALLAGAGAVGAAVVLAACGSDDDSGPGGSAPTSGGPGATGAGGAEGGDRDSTGPLARTTDIPVGGGAVFAARGVVITQPAAGEFKAFDPICTHQGCPVSNVDGGTINCTCHGSRFSISDGSVKHGPATRPLAAKNIKVTGEQITLA, via the coding sequence ATGAGTGACGACCAGGTGCTGACCGGACCGGGTACGCAGACGCGGCGTGCCCTGCTCGCGGGGGCCGGCGCGGTCGGGGCGGCGGTGGTCCTCGCCGCTTGCGGCAGCGACGACGACTCGGGCCCGGGCGGCTCCGCGCCGACCAGCGGCGGCCCGGGCGCGACCGGCGCCGGGGGCGCCGAGGGCGGCGACCGGGACAGCACCGGTCCGCTGGCCCGCACCACCGACATCCCGGTCGGTGGCGGGGCGGTGTTCGCCGCCAGGGGCGTGGTGATCACTCAGCCGGCGGCGGGGGAGTTCAAGGCCTTCGACCCGATCTGCACCCACCAGGGCTGCCCGGTGTCCAACGTCGACGGCGGCACCATCAACTGCACCTGCCACGGCAGCCGCTTCTCGATCAGCGACGGCTCGGTGAAGCATGGCCCGGCCACCCGACCGCTGGCTGCGAAGAACATCAAGGTCACCGGCGAGCAGATCACCCTGGCCTGA